One Coffea arabica cultivar ET-39 chromosome 5c, Coffea Arabica ET-39 HiFi, whole genome shotgun sequence DNA window includes the following coding sequences:
- the LOC140007270 gene encoding uncharacterized protein, with translation MAFEFDVECERAFDKLKELLTSPPIIQLPNWNLPFEIICDASDHAVGVVLGQKVGKAAHAIYYSSRALNETQLNNSTTENELLAIIFALEKFRLYLLGFKVIVFSDHTALRYLMTKKDAKPRLIQWRLLLQEFDLKIRDKRGAKNLVADHLSRVPVIVEEFSLKEAFPDEHLLFVNFSLPCYADIVNYLVTNQFPAGWSKAQKDKLKGDAKYFIWDDPYLWKRCADQIMRRCVSNREIKSILKKMVRPNRKDWSLRLDDALCAYRMAYQTPIGMSPYSLVYGKLCHLPMEFEYKAFWMIKQCNMNLEEAGTHQKLDLQELKEIKNEAYENAPIYKERIRVFHDQQISRKTFEVGQNVLYTNLESSYFQVNYVPIGLDLFLLIMSFTMVQ, from the exons ATGGCCTTTGAGTTCGATGTCGAGTGTGAGAGAGCATTCGACAAGTTAAAAGAGCTATTGACATCGCCACCGATCATCCAACTTCCTAACTGGAATCTTCCATTTGAAATTATATGCGATGCTAGTGATCATGCAGTGGGAGTAGTGTTGGGCCAGAAAGTAGGAAAAGCGGCCCATGCTATCTATTACTCATCAAGGGCTTTAAATGAAACTCAATTAAACAACTCCACTACTGAGAATGAGCTTTTAGCAAttatttttgctttagaaaaattcagGTTATATTTATTAGGTTTTAAAGTTATTGTATTTTCTGATCATACAGCGTTGAGGTACCTAATGACCAAGAAGGATGCAAAGCCGCGGTTGATTCAATGGAGACTACTCCTACAGGAATTTGACCTAAAAATCAGAGATAAAAGAGGAGCAAAAAATCTGGTGGCAGATCACTTAAGTCGCGTACCAGTCATCGTTGAAGAATTTTCACTAAAAGAAGCCTTCCCTGACGAACATTTactttttgtcaatttttctttGCCTTGTTATGCTGATATCGTGAACTATCTAGTGACTAATCAATTTCCCGCAGGATGGTCTAAGGCGCAAAAGGACAAGTTGAAGGGCGACGCTAAGTATTTCATATGGGATGACCCTTACCTATGGAAGAGATGCGCAGACCAAATAATGAGAAGATGC GTCTCGAATAGGGAGATTAAATCGATACTGAAGAAAATGGTTCGTCCTAACCGAAAGGATTGGAGTCTCCGATTAGATGATGCGCTTTGCGCTTATAGGATGGCGTATCAGACACCTATAGGGATGTCACCTTATAGCCTGGTGTACGGGAAGTTGTGTCACCTCCCAATGGAGTTCGAGTATAAGGCATTTTGGATGATAAAACAGTGTAATATGAATTTAGAGGAGGCCGGTACTCATCAAAAGTTGGACTTGCAAGAATTGAAGGAGATCAAGAACGAAGCATATGAAAATGCACCAATTTATAAGGAGAGGATTAGGGTGTTCCATGACCAGCAAATCTCTAGGAAGACCTTTGAAGTTGGCCAGAATGTTCTATATACCAATCTAGAGTCAAGCTATTTTCAAGTAAATTATGTTCCCATTGGATTGGACCTTTTCTTGTTAATAATGTCTTTCACTATGGTGCAGTAG